In Marinomonas posidonica IVIA-Po-181, a single window of DNA contains:
- a CDS encoding DUF2760 domain-containing protein: MSQTLTKVSFIPRFFGAFGQFFKYLSNGDYAARCLAVGQGEKLAFEVEPNVITEEVEVIREIEVAAPALASVNTDGALQLLQLLQQEARFIDFVQESIDAYSDEEVGAAARQIHAGSSKVLAQNFTLEVVNPAPENTSVTIPADYDAQQIKLEGRVEGTGPYSGNLIHSGWQVTDIRLPQVSQTQSLSILAPAEVEV, from the coding sequence ATGAGTCAAACATTAACGAAAGTGTCTTTCATTCCGCGCTTTTTTGGCGCCTTTGGTCAGTTTTTTAAATACTTGAGCAATGGTGATTACGCGGCTCGTTGTCTAGCCGTAGGCCAAGGTGAAAAGTTGGCTTTTGAAGTAGAGCCTAACGTCATCACAGAAGAAGTTGAAGTGATTCGCGAGATTGAGGTAGCCGCGCCGGCGCTAGCGTCTGTGAATACGGATGGCGCTTTGCAATTACTGCAGCTCTTGCAGCAAGAAGCGCGTTTTATTGATTTTGTACAGGAAAGCATCGACGCCTATTCCGATGAGGAAGTGGGTGCGGCGGCGCGTCAAATTCACGCTGGTAGCAGCAAGGTTTTGGCGCAAAACTTTACCCTTGAGGTAGTGAATCCGGCGCCTGAAAATACCTCGGTGACTATCCCTGCGGATTATGATGCGCAGCAAATTAAGCTGGAAGGTCGTGTCGAAGGAACGGGTCCATATTCGGGGAACTTGATTCACTCAGGTTGGCAAGTGACAGACATCCGATTGCCTCAGGTTAGCCAAACCCAAAGCTTGTCTATTCTGGCACCTGCTGAAGTCGAGGTGTAA
- a CDS encoding hsp70 family protein produces the protein MTKGAYRVGIDLGTTNCVVSYLAPDASEPLLLSMPQFMADASVQAFDYLPSAIYLLADDEQGKIDPVLPWHNSQDKDYIVGVGALALGQRRAGQLVQSAKSWLSHRQVDRRAGILPWGSELKNKISPLKASELLLQHIRRSWNQQFADAPLEQQQVALTLPASFDEEARALTLEAAKNAGLNELYLLEEPQAACYHYISDDQKRADLADKKMLLVVDIGGGTSDFSLVSILPSTKKNHIALKRIAVGEHLLLGGDNLDQALAFQLDPKQISALSASRLATLVQQTRRAKETLLSDNAPESLSITVLGGGSRLIGGAQKFDVSREALLEQVSSGFFPIVALDDAVHKSSYAMHTLGLAYESDPAFTRHLADFICQHQADIQQATHSSMPDAVLFNGGLFNSALLKSQLRKQLNTWTDQPILECLAEAPNEAVAKGAAWYLKALAGEGHRIESGVPHSLYLKLTEQQFVCILPKGTLTAETLSLSRDFMVTLGEEVQFPLFRADDHIISKLGEVRDESGLHYISTLATELDAQQDSAEVLVNVAAQMTDVGVLQLELLSAGSSDKWRLDFSTQASEESVNRQNEGLLAAKMGEAEEHLARCYSSAGQKQSPDLVKSLKQDLDQLLGARDDWSLATSRRVVDKLLVLKSGRLKSAQHERQWLQLLGYCLRPGYGAEGDEDRVQQVINLTKAGTQFDSSAVWGQYWTLYRRVAGGLSLDQQRTLFKQFSQFYSPSGQRSREKMKALASRSSDDLIRLVGALEALPLSEKQTLVEWLLKRLTKSSEPDTAWWTLGRIASRRLLSGEASDRLPESDLPVILDRALKEDWKKRKQAGLAAVLMCQISVMETDLLSDYRKKVSKKLIKDKCPSQWASRLDSQVEISSEELNSLVGESLPIGLRLSSD, from the coding sequence ATGACAAAAGGCGCTTATCGAGTTGGTATTGATCTAGGGACAACAAACTGTGTGGTGTCTTATTTAGCCCCAGATGCGTCCGAGCCCTTGTTATTATCCATGCCGCAGTTCATGGCGGATGCCTCGGTACAAGCGTTCGACTATCTACCCAGTGCCATTTACCTTTTAGCCGACGACGAACAGGGTAAGATTGACCCCGTTTTACCTTGGCATAATAGCCAAGATAAAGACTACATTGTTGGTGTGGGGGCCTTGGCATTAGGTCAACGTCGCGCGGGTCAATTGGTACAAAGTGCCAAAAGCTGGCTTAGTCATCGTCAAGTGGATCGCCGTGCGGGTATTTTGCCGTGGGGAAGTGAGCTGAAAAATAAAATCAGTCCACTCAAAGCCAGTGAACTCTTGTTGCAGCACATTCGTCGAAGTTGGAATCAGCAATTTGCCGATGCGCCTTTGGAACAGCAACAAGTGGCGTTAACCTTACCGGCTTCGTTCGATGAAGAAGCGCGAGCATTAACGCTAGAAGCGGCGAAGAATGCAGGTTTGAATGAACTGTATTTATTAGAGGAACCGCAAGCGGCTTGTTATCACTATATCAGCGATGATCAAAAACGTGCTGATCTTGCGGATAAAAAAATGCTGCTGGTGGTGGATATTGGTGGTGGCACCAGTGACTTCAGTTTGGTATCGATTTTACCCAGTACGAAGAAGAACCACATTGCCTTGAAGCGAATCGCCGTTGGTGAACACCTGTTATTGGGCGGCGATAATCTTGATCAAGCCTTGGCGTTTCAGCTGGACCCCAAGCAAATCTCTGCTTTATCGGCCTCCCGATTAGCGACTTTGGTGCAGCAAACCCGTCGAGCAAAAGAAACCTTGCTCAGTGATAACGCACCTGAATCCTTGAGTATTACGGTATTAGGCGGTGGCAGTCGATTGATTGGTGGCGCACAAAAGTTTGATGTCTCCCGTGAGGCATTATTAGAGCAGGTCAGTTCTGGCTTTTTCCCAATTGTGGCATTGGACGATGCCGTGCATAAAAGCTCATATGCTATGCATACTCTAGGTTTAGCCTATGAATCTGATCCGGCTTTCACACGTCATCTTGCGGATTTTATTTGTCAACACCAAGCCGATATTCAGCAAGCGACCCATTCGTCTATGCCTGATGCGGTGCTATTTAATGGTGGCTTATTTAACAGTGCGCTTTTAAAAAGTCAGTTGCGCAAGCAGTTAAATACTTGGACTGATCAGCCTATTTTAGAATGCCTTGCGGAAGCCCCGAACGAAGCGGTTGCTAAAGGGGCGGCTTGGTATCTGAAAGCCTTGGCTGGGGAAGGGCATCGAATTGAGAGTGGTGTGCCACATAGCTTGTATTTAAAACTGACGGAACAGCAGTTTGTTTGTATCTTGCCTAAAGGCACATTGACGGCTGAAACCCTGTCTCTGTCACGGGATTTTATGGTGACTTTGGGAGAGGAAGTGCAATTCCCTCTTTTTCGTGCAGACGACCATATCATTAGCAAGCTTGGTGAAGTGCGTGACGAGTCAGGTCTACATTATATTTCTACTTTAGCCACTGAGTTAGATGCGCAGCAAGACAGCGCAGAAGTGCTGGTCAATGTTGCAGCGCAAATGACAGACGTTGGTGTTCTGCAGCTGGAGCTGTTAAGTGCGGGTTCATCTGACAAATGGCGCTTGGACTTTTCCACGCAAGCGTCGGAAGAGAGTGTTAACCGCCAAAATGAAGGTTTGCTCGCCGCCAAAATGGGTGAAGCAGAAGAGCATTTGGCGCGATGCTATTCCAGTGCAGGTCAAAAGCAATCGCCAGATTTGGTGAAATCGTTAAAACAAGATCTGGATCAACTGCTCGGTGCTCGTGATGATTGGAGTTTGGCGACTTCCCGCAGAGTGGTGGATAAATTGCTGGTATTGAAATCAGGTCGACTGAAAAGTGCCCAGCATGAACGACAGTGGCTTCAGTTATTAGGCTACTGTTTACGTCCAGGTTATGGTGCTGAGGGCGATGAAGACAGAGTTCAGCAAGTCATCAACTTAACCAAAGCGGGCACTCAGTTCGATAGTTCTGCGGTTTGGGGGCAATATTGGACCTTATATCGACGGGTTGCGGGTGGTTTGTCTTTAGATCAACAAAGGACACTGTTTAAGCAATTTAGTCAGTTTTATTCGCCTTCAGGGCAGCGTTCGAGAGAGAAAATGAAGGCGCTAGCAAGCCGCTCTAGCGATGATCTAATCCGCTTAGTGGGCGCGTTGGAAGCCTTGCCTCTGTCAGAAAAACAAACCTTGGTAGAATGGTTGTTGAAGCGTTTGACGAAATCGTCTGAGCCGGACACGGCTTGGTGGACGCTGGGGCGAATTGCTTCTCGTCGTCTCTTATCTGGTGAAGCGTCCGATAGGTTGCCTGAGTCGGATTTGCCGGTCATTTTGGATCGAGCATTGAAAGAAGATTGGAAAAAACGTAAGCAGGCGGGTTTGGCGGCGGTACTAATGTGCCAGATATCGGTAATGGAAACGGATTTGCTGTCTGACTACCGCAAGAAAGTGTCTAAAAAGTTAATCAAAGACAAATGCCCATCACAATGGGCAAGTCGTCTTGATAGTCAGGTGGAAATCAGTTCAGAAGAGTTAAATTCGTTAGTGGGCGAGAGTTTGCCCATTGGCTTGCGTTTATCCTCTGACTAG
- a CDS encoding lipase family protein yields the protein MRAIILLSLLIISASNSALAEPDFAHIKHMAQLSSDTYEAVQQEELNTTTLANKLALQDEVLLHDAVIPNSDVLYFLSENDHYQTIAIRGTANLNNVIVDLTVSLQPNKALGILLHQGFAEAAKQVLEDVRPHLKDNKPIQITGHSLGGAIAVVLGMLIQQETLPLEKITTFGQPKVTNVSGAKRFADLPLIRVVTQDDIVPLVPPISPLQIRNLDIFWHIGEEIILLAPHQYSITSGLKSAMRATKFTNKLPSEDNLLAHTIAQYLSLLEQLQQNRQAVPYRMDINLFGISID from the coding sequence ATGCGTGCCATCATACTGCTTTCCCTTTTGATCATCAGTGCCTCTAATTCAGCACTCGCCGAACCTGATTTTGCTCACATAAAACACATGGCACAACTTTCCTCGGATACCTATGAAGCCGTCCAGCAAGAAGAGCTCAACACAACCACGTTAGCCAATAAGCTAGCGCTACAAGACGAAGTCCTATTACATGATGCTGTCATACCCAATTCAGATGTGTTGTATTTTTTATCAGAAAATGACCACTACCAAACCATCGCGATTCGCGGTACCGCAAACCTAAACAATGTCATAGTGGATTTAACCGTGTCACTTCAACCCAATAAAGCGCTGGGCATCCTTCTACATCAAGGTTTTGCCGAAGCCGCTAAACAGGTATTAGAAGACGTTAGACCTCACCTCAAAGACAACAAGCCGATCCAAATTACAGGTCACAGTTTAGGTGGCGCCATTGCGGTGGTATTGGGGATGTTGATCCAACAAGAAACCTTGCCACTTGAGAAAATTACGACGTTTGGACAACCCAAGGTGACCAATGTCAGCGGTGCAAAAAGGTTTGCAGACTTGCCTCTGATCCGTGTCGTAACACAAGACGACATTGTCCCCTTAGTGCCACCCATCAGCCCATTGCAAATTCGGAATTTAGACATTTTTTGGCACATTGGAGAAGAAATCATTCTTTTAGCGCCTCACCAGTATTCCATCACCAGTGGTCTAAAAAGCGCCATGAGAGCAACCAAATTCACCAATAAATTACCAAGTGAAGATAACTTGCTTGCCCATACCATAGCGCAATATTTGAGCCTATTGGAGCAATTGCAGCAGAACAGACAAGCCGTCCCCTATCGCATGGACATTAACCTGTTTGGGATTTCCATTGACTAG
- a CDS encoding alpha/beta fold hydrolase, protein MTEIHCLPGTMCDERLWHEASEHLGQNVRLIHQAIPFENTLDGMINCLLKRLPETPVNLLGFSMGGYLAAALTVKHPHRVKRLMLVSNLATGLPESERQQRHVALNWVATRGYSGIPRKKAQSMLGLSSREKNPLIALIQAMDATLGEVSLVQQLTASLQRPDLITSLQALEVPICVLAGTEDNLLSSFDRQRLKDSQVAEVFEIDACGHMLPIECPQQFAQYVMGYFDSLV, encoded by the coding sequence GTGACTGAGATACATTGTTTACCAGGGACCATGTGTGATGAGCGTCTTTGGCATGAAGCCAGCGAACATCTCGGTCAGAATGTCCGCTTAATTCATCAGGCAATTCCATTCGAAAATACATTAGACGGCATGATTAATTGCTTGCTTAAGCGATTGCCCGAAACGCCGGTTAATCTACTGGGCTTTTCCATGGGAGGTTATCTCGCAGCCGCATTGACGGTGAAACATCCGCATCGAGTTAAACGCTTAATGTTGGTGTCCAATCTGGCGACGGGTTTACCTGAATCAGAGCGACAACAAAGACACGTTGCGCTCAATTGGGTGGCCACGCGAGGGTATTCTGGCATACCGAGAAAGAAGGCTCAGTCGATGTTAGGACTGTCTTCTCGAGAAAAAAATCCTCTAATTGCTCTGATTCAGGCGATGGATGCAACTCTTGGTGAAGTGTCTTTAGTGCAGCAGTTAACAGCCAGTCTGCAGCGACCGGACTTGATTACCAGTTTGCAGGCGTTAGAAGTGCCTATTTGTGTATTAGCAGGAACGGAAGATAATCTATTATCGTCATTTGATCGGCAACGTCTTAAAGACAGTCAAGTGGCAGAGGTGTTTGAAATTGATGCTTGTGGTCACATGCTACCAATAGAGTGCCCGCAGCAGTTTGCTCAATACGTTATGGGGTATTTTGACTCGCTGGTTTAG
- a CDS encoding DNA ligase, with product MWIKCCLIGLVLSLPALGVAQTEVQLATQFSDDIHVQDYFVSEKYDGIRAIWTGSKLITRKGNNIHAPKWFTEKLPNIWLDGELWTQHNDFANILSIVRKKQPIDQEWRQIKYMIFDAPDQERSMTFEQRYARYKRILEHLELPHVLPVQQFTVVDLPELYDQLNEYVASGAEGLMLHRKLAVFESGRTDNLLKLKPYVEKEAKVVAVLAGQGKYEHKMGSVLVEMPSGVRFKIGSGFSDQERENPPAVGSTIIFKHSGFTQRGIPRFAVFQRLRYATY from the coding sequence ATGTGGATTAAATGTTGTTTGATTGGGCTCGTGTTGAGCCTTCCCGCCTTAGGTGTTGCGCAAACAGAGGTGCAATTAGCCACTCAATTTAGTGATGACATTCACGTTCAAGACTACTTTGTCAGTGAGAAATATGATGGCATTCGAGCCATCTGGACAGGGTCAAAACTGATTACCCGCAAAGGCAATAACATTCATGCGCCTAAGTGGTTCACTGAAAAGCTGCCTAATATTTGGTTGGATGGTGAGCTTTGGACTCAGCATAATGACTTTGCCAATATTCTGTCTATTGTGCGAAAAAAGCAGCCAATTGATCAAGAGTGGCGGCAGATCAAATACATGATTTTTGATGCACCGGATCAAGAGCGGAGTATGACTTTTGAACAGAGATACGCTCGCTATAAGCGTATTTTGGAACATCTTGAGTTACCTCACGTGTTACCTGTGCAACAATTTACCGTAGTGGATTTGCCCGAGTTGTATGATCAGCTTAATGAGTATGTTGCATCGGGCGCGGAAGGCTTGATGTTGCATCGTAAATTGGCGGTGTTTGAAAGTGGTCGAACCGACAATCTGTTAAAGTTAAAACCCTATGTTGAAAAAGAAGCTAAGGTCGTGGCCGTGTTGGCTGGCCAAGGCAAATATGAGCACAAAATGGGCTCTGTTTTGGTGGAAATGCCGTCAGGTGTGCGTTTCAAAATTGGTAGTGGTTTTAGCGATCAAGAAAGAGAAAATCCGCCAGCAGTGGGCTCAACCATCATTTTTAAGCACAGTGGTTTCACTCAGCGAGGCATTCCTCGTTTTGCGGTCTTTCAAAGGTTAAGATATGCCACTTATTAA
- a CDS encoding ArsR/SmtB family transcription factor: MANNSMTMQEMITQSSQAAMFLKALSNENRLLILCHLLEGEMSVTALNEKLPLSQSALSQHLAVLRKDNLVATRRESQTIYYSLGDQRVKTLIETMHSLFCPTL; this comes from the coding sequence ATGGCGAATAATTCAATGACAATGCAAGAGATGATCACTCAATCATCTCAAGCTGCGATGTTTTTAAAAGCGCTAAGCAATGAAAACCGATTGTTAATCTTATGTCATTTATTAGAAGGGGAAATGTCGGTAACGGCTTTGAATGAAAAATTACCCCTCAGCCAATCGGCTTTATCACAACATCTTGCGGTACTTCGAAAAGATAACCTAGTCGCCACCCGTCGTGAGTCCCAAACCATCTACTACAGCCTAGGGGATCAGCGGGTTAAAACCTTGATTGAAACCATGCACAGTTTGTTTTGCCCAACGCTATAA
- the xthA gene encoding exodeoxyribonuclease III, whose protein sequence is MKFVSFNINGLRARPHQIDALVEKHQPDVIGLQEIKVHDDAFPHEIPQAVGYHAYYYGQKSHYGVAIFSKQEATKVEYGFPGDDEDAQRRMIIATFDTPQGPIKVLNGYFPQGESRDHETKFPAKRKFYADLMDYLTKHTADEKIIVMGDVNISPTDLDIGIGENNAKRWLKTGKCSFLPEEREWFKTLLDWGFTDTYRHLNPSKNDRFSWFDYRSKGFADEPKRGLRIDVILSSAGLTPYVAEADVDYELRGLEKPSDHAPIWTRFDFK, encoded by the coding sequence ATGAAATTTGTCTCTTTTAATATTAATGGTCTGCGCGCTCGACCACACCAAATTGATGCTTTGGTGGAAAAGCATCAACCTGATGTCATTGGCTTGCAAGAAATCAAGGTGCACGATGACGCTTTTCCTCATGAAATTCCACAAGCCGTTGGCTATCACGCATACTATTATGGTCAAAAATCCCACTACGGCGTGGCCATATTCAGTAAGCAAGAAGCCACTAAAGTCGAATACGGCTTTCCAGGAGATGATGAAGACGCTCAACGTCGTATGATCATTGCGACTTTTGACACCCCACAAGGACCAATCAAAGTCCTTAATGGGTATTTTCCACAAGGGGAAAGTCGCGATCATGAGACGAAATTCCCAGCAAAGCGTAAATTCTACGCGGATTTAATGGACTACCTTACCAAGCATACTGCAGATGAGAAAATCATCGTCATGGGTGACGTGAATATCTCCCCGACGGATCTCGACATTGGCATTGGTGAAAACAATGCTAAGCGCTGGCTCAAGACCGGCAAGTGTAGTTTCTTACCAGAAGAAAGAGAATGGTTTAAAACCTTACTAGATTGGGGTTTTACAGACACCTACCGCCACCTGAATCCCTCTAAAAACGACCGATTCAGCTGGTTTGACTACCGTTCGAAAGGCTTTGCGGATGAACCCAAGCGTGGTCTTCGAATTGACGTTATTTTATCTTCTGCTGGCTTAACGCCCTATGTGGCCGAGGCTGATGTAGACTATGAATTACGAGGTCTGGAGAAGCCATCTGACCATGCTCCTATTTGGACACGCTTCGACTTCAAGTAA
- the gorA gene encoding glutathione-disulfide reductase — MAYQYDLFVIGAGSGGVRASRVAASKGFKVAVAEGSALGGTCVNIGCVPKKLFVYGSEYGHGFDEAAGFGWQHEGVSFDWSVLRDNKTKEIERLNGIYGNLLNNAGVELISGFASFVDAHTVEVNGQTYTAERILIAVGAKPFIPDFEGNDLVVSSNEMFYLESLPSKALVVGGGYIAVEFAGILNGLGVDTTLAYRGDQLLRGFDQDVRDFASVEYEKSGIDVRLNTDVASIELVDPQQPNASRLVHFKDGHSEAFGLILYATGRVPNVSTLALEKAGVETVKNGAVKVDRNFTTTADSVFALGDVTDNIQLTPVAIKEAMALIDYWFEAKPVNFDYDNIPTAVFSQPAIGTVGLSEQEAETRGIDFRVYQTDFRPMKHTLSGGTSRSLMKLLVNNQNDKVIGAHMVGDYSGEIIQGLGIAIKAGATKADFDATVGVHPTSAEEFVTFSEGSLKKRD, encoded by the coding sequence ATGGCTTATCAATACGATTTATTTGTTATCGGTGCAGGCTCTGGTGGCGTAAGAGCAAGCCGAGTGGCGGCGTCAAAAGGTTTCAAAGTGGCCGTGGCTGAAGGCAGTGCATTAGGTGGTACTTGCGTGAACATAGGTTGTGTTCCGAAAAAACTCTTTGTTTATGGTTCGGAATACGGTCATGGCTTTGACGAAGCGGCTGGGTTTGGTTGGCAGCATGAGGGTGTATCCTTTGATTGGTCTGTTTTGCGTGATAACAAAACCAAAGAAATTGAACGCTTGAATGGCATTTATGGCAATTTGCTTAATAATGCTGGTGTTGAGCTAATCTCTGGCTTTGCAAGTTTTGTTGATGCGCACACGGTGGAAGTAAATGGTCAAACTTACACAGCAGAGCGGATTTTAATCGCCGTGGGCGCTAAGCCATTTATTCCAGACTTCGAAGGCAATGACCTTGTGGTCAGTTCCAACGAAATGTTCTATTTAGAATCTTTACCTAGCAAAGCCTTGGTGGTCGGTGGCGGTTACATTGCCGTTGAGTTTGCCGGCATTTTAAATGGTTTGGGTGTGGATACGACCCTGGCTTATCGTGGTGATCAATTGCTGCGAGGTTTTGATCAAGATGTGCGTGATTTTGCCAGTGTGGAGTATGAGAAATCGGGTATTGATGTTCGCTTGAATACAGACGTTGCAAGTATCGAGTTGGTTGATCCTCAGCAACCAAATGCTTCCCGCTTGGTGCATTTTAAAGACGGGCACAGTGAAGCGTTTGGTTTGATTTTGTACGCAACCGGTCGTGTGCCCAATGTGTCTACACTGGCATTAGAAAAAGCGGGGGTTGAAACAGTTAAAAACGGTGCGGTTAAAGTGGATCGTAATTTCACCACAACTGCGGACAGTGTTTTTGCGCTCGGTGATGTAACGGATAACATTCAATTGACACCTGTTGCCATCAAGGAAGCCATGGCATTGATCGACTATTGGTTTGAAGCTAAACCAGTTAACTTTGATTATGACAATATCCCAACGGCGGTATTCAGCCAGCCAGCGATTGGAACGGTCGGATTGTCAGAACAAGAAGCCGAGACTCGTGGTATTGATTTTCGAGTGTATCAAACCGATTTTCGTCCAATGAAGCACACCTTGAGTGGTGGTACATCACGCTCTTTGATGAAGTTATTGGTCAATAATCAGAACGATAAAGTCATTGGCGCACACATGGTGGGTGATTACTCAGGCGAGATCATTCAAGGGTTAGGTATCGCCATAAAAGCCGGTGCGACCAAAGCAGACTTTGATGCAACGGTGGGTGTCCATCCGACCAGCGCAGAAGAATTTGTGACTTTCTCTGAAGGATCCCTGAAAAAGCGCGACTGA
- a CDS encoding Hsp70 family protein, with the protein MSDYVIGIDLGTTHSAVYFLEKKKADEPSLGLQQLLIPQLSAAGQVVERPLLPSFVYYPHATEFLESDLQLPWGKTSYILGQLARELGAKSSGRMVQSAKSWLCHSQVGPDEAVLPIDALEEVDKVSPAQVTESLLGHLVSAWNHAFPMSPMSQQDVVITVPASFDPAARTVTEQAAEKVGLRARLIEEPLAAFYAWLADQQDWQSELTVDEQILVVDVGGGTTDLSLIQVTEESGSLGLERIAVGRHILLGGDNMDMTLTYHLAGQLAQQGTQLEAWQISGLTQACRDAKERLLANPELAEASVVVPNRGRSIFNKSIKANLTQTDVQQLLIEGFFPKVMAGEQAQKVARSGISTINLDYESDPAITRHISEFIGQHQAKPTKVLLNGGVFNALPMVTSLSCRLSELLEGAQFTMLTPAHLDHAVAKGATYYAQVQANGGVKVKSGLAANYYIGVASPMPAIPGMPPPVDAICVAPFGLEEGSAEQMLPNEFSLVVGEPVHFRFFQSQISEAEPLGKVVSSFALAQLSELSPLSIQLDEGHYAKGEMVRVYVTAQVTDLGLLLLQAHDTRSDLQWKIEFQVREG; encoded by the coding sequence ATGAGTGACTATGTCATTGGTATCGATTTAGGTACCACGCATTCGGCTGTCTACTTTTTAGAGAAAAAGAAAGCGGATGAGCCGTCTCTTGGCTTACAGCAATTACTGATTCCTCAATTAAGTGCCGCAGGGCAGGTAGTAGAACGTCCGTTATTACCATCCTTTGTGTATTACCCTCATGCCACGGAATTTCTTGAAAGTGACTTACAGTTACCCTGGGGGAAAACTTCGTACATTCTTGGTCAACTGGCCCGGGAGTTGGGTGCAAAGTCATCGGGGCGCATGGTGCAAAGTGCGAAAAGTTGGTTATGCCATTCGCAAGTGGGGCCTGACGAAGCGGTATTGCCAATCGATGCTTTGGAAGAAGTCGACAAGGTGTCACCCGCTCAGGTGACTGAAAGCTTGCTAGGTCATTTGGTGTCTGCTTGGAATCATGCTTTTCCAATGTCACCTATGTCACAACAAGATGTTGTGATCACGGTGCCGGCATCATTTGATCCTGCGGCTCGAACTGTCACTGAACAAGCGGCCGAGAAAGTAGGGCTAAGGGCGCGACTCATCGAAGAGCCTTTGGCGGCATTTTACGCTTGGTTGGCGGATCAGCAGGATTGGCAAAGTGAGTTAACAGTAGACGAACAGATTCTTGTGGTTGATGTCGGTGGTGGTACAACCGACTTATCATTGATTCAAGTGACTGAAGAGTCAGGTTCGTTGGGCTTAGAGCGCATTGCCGTTGGTCGTCATATTCTACTTGGCGGCGACAATATGGACATGACCTTAACTTATCATTTGGCCGGGCAATTAGCGCAACAAGGGACCCAGCTTGAGGCGTGGCAAATTAGCGGTTTGACTCAAGCGTGTCGGGATGCGAAAGAGCGTCTGTTAGCCAATCCAGAGTTAGCGGAAGCCTCGGTTGTGGTACCAAATCGTGGGCGTAGCATTTTCAACAAAAGCATCAAAGCCAATTTAACGCAAACTGATGTTCAGCAATTATTAATTGAGGGTTTTTTCCCTAAGGTGATGGCCGGTGAGCAAGCTCAAAAAGTAGCTCGATCTGGTATCAGTACGATCAATCTGGATTACGAAAGTGACCCAGCGATTACTCGACATATCAGTGAGTTCATAGGTCAACATCAGGCGAAGCCGACCAAAGTCTTGCTAAACGGTGGTGTGTTTAACGCTTTGCCTATGGTGACAAGCTTGTCTTGTCGACTGAGTGAGCTGCTTGAAGGGGCTCAATTTACTATGTTGACGCCAGCTCACCTAGATCATGCGGTGGCGAAGGGCGCGACTTATTATGCTCAGGTTCAAGCCAATGGCGGTGTCAAAGTAAAAAGCGGCTTAGCAGCGAACTATTACATAGGGGTTGCCAGTCCCATGCCGGCGATTCCGGGTATGCCGCCGCCAGTCGATGCTATCTGCGTGGCGCCGTTTGGGTTGGAAGAAGGCAGCGCAGAACAGATGCTACCAAATGAGTTTTCATTGGTTGTTGGTGAGCCCGTTCACTTTCGTTTCTTTCAATCGCAAATAAGTGAAGCCGAGCCGTTGGGCAAGGTCGTTTCTTCTTTTGCCTTGGCGCAGCTGAGCGAATTGAGCCCATTAAGCATTCAACTTGATGAAGGGCATTATGCCAAAGGCGAGATGGTGCGTGTTTACGTTACTGCACAAGTGACGGATTTAGGTTTATTGCTGTTACAAGCTCACGATACTCGTTCGGATTTACAGTGGAAAATTGAGTTTCAGGTGAGGGAAGGTTAA